One window of Oryza brachyantha chromosome 12, ObraRS2, whole genome shotgun sequence genomic DNA carries:
- the LOC121056058 gene encoding putative disease resistance protein RGA3 yields the protein MAELSVFATSILTKVTTFAVEYAINDIKLACNVRSELEKLKNSLGAICAVLKDAERKQCTTSSVKHWLENLKDFVYDIDDVLDDVGTRALQQKVGKGEIRTYLAQLFIFPFELARNIRKVRERLNEIAALRRNFDLKEEPIDTPSDRIVQRETYSIVDERKIVGRDKAKIDIVKVISEAAESKSDTLSVLPLIGMGGVGKTALAKLVFNDKRTKEKFDKTLWACVSNVSDLNHIVDVIIQSDSGESNKQLTLEALQKKLQELLGDKRYLLVLDDISNDNISVWEELMNLLPCAKSGSMILITTRLSKIASVLKTIGPYEVPKLPHDECMKVFARYAFKGEKAKDTALLKIGESIVQKCDGLPLAARTLGSLLFMEDISKWQERTSDNVLGGNGSVEYSWWK from the exons ATGGCTGAATTGTCTGTCTTTGCTACTTCAATACTCACAAAGGTCACCACATTTGCTGTTGAATATGCTATCAACGACATTAAACTTGCATGCAATGTAAGGAGTGAGCTGGAAAAGTTGAAAAACTCATTGGGAGCTATCTGTGCTGTTCTTAAAGATGCTGAAAGGAAACAATGTACAACTAGTTCGGTTAAACACTGGCTGGAAAATCTCAAAGATTTTGTCTATGACATTGATGATGTTCTCGACGACGTCGGGACACGAGCATTGCAGCAGAAAGTTGGAAAAGGTGAAATCCGAACTTACCTTGCTCAACTATTCATCTTTCCTTTTGAACTGGCAAGAAATATAAGAAAGGTTCGTGAGAGGCTAAATGAAATAGCTGCACTTAgaagaaattttgatttgaaagAAGAACCAATAGACACACCTTCAGATCGAATTGTCCAGAGAGAAACATACTCCATTGTAGATGAGCGAAAGATTGTTGGAAGAGATAAAGCTAAAATTGATATTGTGAAGGTGATTTCAGAAGCTGCTGAATCTAAATCTGATACCCTGTCAGTACTTCCACTGATTGGAATGGGAGGTGTAGGCAAGACTGCCCTAGCAAAACTggtatttaatgataaaagaaCCAAAGAAAAGTTTGATAAGACTCTATGGGCATGTGTGTCTAATGTGTCTGATCTTAACCATATCGTAGATGTAATCATACAATCAGACAGCGGTGAAAGCAATAAGCAATTAACACTAGAAGCACTGCAAAAGAAGCTGCAAGAGCTTTTAGGAGATAAGAGATATTTGCTAGTGCTAGATGACATATCAAATGACAACATTAGTGTTTGGGAAGAACTGATGAACTTGCTACCATGTGCTAAAAGTGGAAGCATGATTTTAATCACCACACGTCTTTCAAAAATTGCATCAGTGTTGAAGACCATAGGACCATATGAGGTACCAAAACTTCCACATGATGAATGCATGAAAGTATTTGCTCGATATGCTTTCAAAGGAGAGAAGGCAAAGGATACTGCACTGCTGAAAATTGGAGAATCCATTGTACAGAAATGTGATGGCCTTCCTTTGGCAGCTAGGACATTGGGATCCCTGTTGTTCATGGAAGATATTTCTAAGTGGCAAGAG AGAACTTCTGATAATGTATTGGGTGGCAATGGGTCTGTTGAGTACAGCTGGTGGAAGTAG